The following is a genomic window from Paralichthys olivaceus isolate ysfri-2021 chromosome 3, ASM2471397v2, whole genome shotgun sequence.
TCAGTATCCAGGACATAGTCAAGCTAATGattgaaaaaaatacatataaaaaagaTTGCACcatattaaatatttcataaacaCCTTAAAATGTAGCCCAGTACTTTCACAGGTGTCAAGATTTCAATATAAGAATCACAACgcttttttaaatacatacCAGTTGCTGTTGGGAGGAATGCATGTGTAATGTCCATGACGACCGGCTTGGTTGTATGTTCTCACatttagtgatgttttcacagtgtGGTCCACATGTGTCACCATCTTTACAGGAAAAtccaagttttaaaaaaaggctaaataaaataatgatttgagAAGCTGCTACATACCTTTGTGCGTGTCAGCGTGAAGACTTTGTGGCTGCAAAGGGGCTCCAACTGGTGATGGCAGATGTTGATGCTGTGCAGTGTTCTTTGATGGTAGGATTCCCAAGGCTTTAGAAAAGAAATTGTTTAGTTAGTACAAgaattatatttcacatttcaagtataacattaaaaaccccatatttcatatttacctAACACTGCTTGTCCATTTTCACTTAGAGCGATGTCATGCAGAGACTCCgaatctcctcctctcttgagCAGGTTTTTcagaatatttttgtttgtttttgtgtttcaatgATGTATCAGGTTTCTCATTGTAAAAATGTGCGTTGAAGGTGCCATGTTATTGAGGAAGTAATTGTTTTTCCTTAGAGTTGAAAACAGCTGTTCAGCCACCTGGCTATTCAGGGAGCCCTGGAGTTCTGGGACCAGGTTGATCCTCCTTAAAACCTCCTTTGGATCCTTGGTGTTGGCCTCATGAAATTTATCATAAAGGACATAATGTTCTGAAGACCCAGTGCAAGGATGCCCATCAACATCAGGATTTTGTAACTTTTCAGTCAACCAGGGAAGAGGGATTCTGAGTTTTCCCTGGTGAGCAgctgtgacattttcattggTTGTTTCAGCCAGTCTCCCTTCATGTGGCTTGATAGGTAGTGTGGATGGGACACGAAGGTTGACGTGGGTTGCCAAACCACGAGCAAAATcataaacagaaacatttggCAGGTGCTTCCAGGAGAGAAGGAGATCAGCAAAATCTCTTGGCGATTCTGCCCTCAGGTTAaactttacactgtatataacacCATGAGGGCAGAGAATCACAGACCAGCCCCCTATAAAAGTAAGTTGAAAGTCTCTttagttaatattaataacacaTTTCAGATTGTTTCTAAGAACAATGTTTGACCCATACCTGAAGCTCCCCAGATTTTTTGGAAGATTTTGTCATATGTATGTCTGGTTTTCATCTCGTCTCTTAGTCTGTTGATGAGGTCATTCCTTGATCCCTTTGAGTCCAAATTGCAGGCCTTACACAGCTTGCGCACTGTAGAAACcttttgaaataaagaaaatgtgaaatcaattCAAATTTTGTTACATGCTGCAACAAAAATTTAATAACAGTATATGTACCTTCTGCTTCATGAGCTCATCCATTAGATGGTCCTCTGAAACCATGCTCAGCTCAGCTTCAGAGGAGGATTTTGAAGAGGAAACTTTTTCAAATTCTGTGTTTAACACATTGTCAGATTTGCGTGTATTCTTCCCAATCCATGGGGCCCAGTGCTCAAAACTAGGATGGACAGCAAAGTTGTTTTTTGCATGGCCTATGGAAAAGGCACCAAACATGTAATTAATAGTATGTTACAgttcaattatttattaaataaaggTGATAACAAAGAAAGAACTTCTGTAAATACTTGGGAAAAAGGCACGGGAAATCATCTCAAGCTGGACAGAATCCCAGAACTCCTCAATGTTGACCTCCCCATTGAAGTTCTCGGAGACTTCTTCTATGTCACTCACTGAAAGAAACAGCTGTAATTTACTGTCTGTaatacatgcacaaacacatgcacacatgcatgcatacacaacTTTGTGACTTACCAGGCAAGTTAAACACCCCTTTCTTATGGAGGTCCATCACAACCACTGGAGGATGGTAGCCACAGCAGACACAGGAATAGGAATAATTGTGGTTTGTCAATGCCTCGAAGTGGAGGTAGGCATGGAGGATTGTATTTTTGGATGGAAAATTTACTTTCCTTAGGCCTTCCAGTGACTCGATTACCTTGGAGACTGAAACATTGTTcttaaagagaaaaatacattttagaaaattACAGTCAGGGAAGGAATAAACATGTACCAATAAACATTATCATGAAAGTTAAATTGTACTGACCTGTAAATTCAGCCTCAAATATAGACACAGTTCCAGGTTCAATATGACATGATCATCGAAATTGTGAAGACTGTCCTTCCATTCCTGATAACGGTACACCATGTGGCACTGTGGGCATCGCCGGAAATAGGTTGATACATCtgtttaagaaagaaaaaacaaaaggcatttttaagaaatgttatattttgtgAAAACGTGTGGtgttacaagattttcagtaaTTAACAATGTTACAATCacaattttaaaaatacttaCGTTCAATTACACCATTCATAGTGATTATCCGTGCATTTTTGGAAATTAAAGTAGATTTTTCAAGGTGCACAGACCCTGGACAGATGGTGCAAGTTGTCTCAGATGGATGCATCTCTGTAATGTAACTTGCAGATGGTTTTGGTTTAATAATGTCATCTGGCAAGGTGTCTGGAAGCCGCTTATGTTTGTAAATGTAGTGAACAAGTTGCTCCAAGATGTCTGCAGATGGTGGATAGAGACTACTTTGTTGTAGCTGAGGTGTACTTGCTACAGTCTCTGTTCTGAATATTTCTGGGGTTGTCTGAAATAGATGCCACTTGCCAATGTTTTTGTGGACACAGGATGTTCTTGGTTTGGCACAAGGACAATGCCAGGTGTGAGCTGTGGAGTTGTATGTCACCATCACCCTCCCAAGCCGACTGTAGTGGTGCAAAGCTGGCTCGTGTACAGACAAACAGTACTGTGTAGGatttttttgaaatgaaaccTCTACACAGAGAGGGACGTGGCCCTTCTGTGcctgttgttgcctttttttgCAGGTTGCCTTTTTTGCCTCACCAAAGAATTTCAAGCTGACCATTTCCTCCAGTGTCTCGTCCTTAAGCCATTCCTCTGTGGCAATTTCTCTGCAATGGTCCAGTGAGCGGATGTGCTCACACTGGCTAAAAGTTAACCCACTCCTCAGTGCCATTAAGTGATACTGCCTGCATTCTTCAAGTTCACACTGCACCTTATGCAGGTGGCcccaggtttttttttgcacatgaaTAGGCACTGAAAATCCGTGGGATGCTTTTTGTACAGCAGATATCCCATTTGTTGCATCTACACAGATAGCCCTCAACACACcgtcactgttttttttctttctgtgtttcctgtgaatGTGCTTGTTCAAATTTTTTGCAAGGCAGATTAGGCCGCAATGAGAACATTTTGCCTTCTTAGAACTTGTATGctggatagaggaggaggaggtggtaggctgagcagcggaggaggtggtaggctgagcagcggaggaggtggtaggtggggcagcggaggaggtggtaggctgagcagcggaggaggtggtaggtggggcagcggaggaggtggtaggtggggcagcggaggaggtggtaggctgagcagcggaggaggtggtaggctgagcagcggaggaggtggtaggcggggcagcggaggaggtggtaggtggggcagcggaggaggtggtAGGTGGGGCACAGGGTGCATCTTCTGGAAGAGTGGATGGTTGAAGAAGGGGGGGGGTCAGGTGCAGCAGATGTGTGACAGGTCTGCAGGTGTTTCTCCATGTCCGCTCTTCTTATGACGGTTTTGTCACAGGGACAATGGAAATGTGGAGTGTTTCTGCAGTCTAAACTGCATTTGCAGATCTTTAGGTCTAGGAAGAAGTCAACAAAAGGTTAAATTTGCCAATGATTAAAAAGACATATgagcacatgaaaacacagacacattcacatacacataccTTTGAATGTGATGGCGTTTTTTACATGTACATCCAGATGTTTCTGGAGCCTTCCTCTTTGGCTGGGTTTATATTTTGGGCAAAGGGGGCAATGGAAGAGCGTGCAACAAACTGTGCAGCGCTCCACTTTATAGCCCTCACTTGTTGGAAAAATGGAGTATAGCATCTACATAACACAAAATAGTgatattatattcaatattttatttcagttgaaGCAAGTTAAACAGCTTCAGACTGATTGTGATGTTACATACTTGTACTTTGCAAAAAATGTCATATCACTAACACCACGGCACAAACGCGCCTCGTAATAAGTAGGCCAATACCTTGTTTATTGCAGGTAACACTACACAAAAGTAAATATCGTAACACCTATCAACAGAGCTACCAATTGATTTATTAACGGTTAGATATAGCAGGAGGGGGGTCAGCAAAACCGCGGAGAAGCGGACTTGCAGATCTGAAAGCTAGCATAGATGCTGAATGCAATTTAGCCTATAAAACTCGTATTTTGTTCAACATTTAGCTATGtctcaaattaattatttaacgCATTAC
Proteins encoded in this region:
- the LOC138407304 gene encoding uncharacterized protein, which gives rise to LVHVYSFPDCNFLKCIFLFKNNVSVSKVIESLEGLRKVNFPSKNTILHAYLHFEALTNHNYSYSCVCCGYHPPVVVMDLHKKGVFNLPVSDIEEVSENFNGEVNIEEFWDSVQLEMISRAFFPSHAKNNFAVHPSFEHWAPWIGKNTRKSDNVLNTEFEKVSSSKSSSEAELSMVSEDHLMDELMKQKVHILLLNFCCSM